The genomic stretch ggTTGCTTAATATTTTTGTAAGTATTCGTTAATTTTACCTATTAGTCTAAATCAGATACTAaataaacacttttttttttattgaaaaataaacaCTTTTTTATTTCTAAACGATAACTTAAAAGTGAATTAAATGTTGTctaaaatcaaattttctttgttTCACTATCATGAGAGATTTCTTCAATTGAACAAGtcatattttgaattcatcatCATATCAATGTTAAATACAAAACAAGGTCATAATCTTAATCCTAATCTTAATTTAAGAATTTGGTTGGAAACTTCGAAATTTGAAACACTTGGAAAGTTGACCTAGAACatgatgatgatattgttgtTGCGATTTGACACTTATAATTGCCGTTATAGAGAGGTTGATGTTACCAAATGTTTGGTTGTGATTGGGTGGCTATGATTTTTAACGTGTGCTATGCAACCAATTAGTGCTTGTTTCTTTTTCAATATCTTCAAAAAAACCTGAACTGATGAAGACGTATTCATATACGTTTGATGGAATATGCTGATCTTTATTTTGATGTAACATAACATACCTTAATAAAGGTGGAGCTGCCACTATATGGACCACaatattaaaaagaattttttttatgaatttggTCCATTTATGTCTAAGGTTAAAAGTAAAGATTGAGTGAATTAACCTCAATTGTTAATGTATATCATTCAGGTGTTTTCTTGTTGCACTAGGGCAAGTATTTCTATTAGGATGATTAACCAATCAATTTTACTCAATTAGGTTGACCCAAATTGATTGAACAAGGCAATGTTCTGAGGAGGCACGATGCCTAATAAAAAGAAGACTCAGTCATCAGTCCAAAGTCATAAGATGTTGAAAGTACAATGCACTCATAACTTTGAGACTTGTACTCGATTCGGGCCAGAGACGATTACTCACTATTGGATATTACCAATGATTTTCATTGCTCCATGCCGGGAAGCATGAAAAATCTCTAATTATGCGTATATAAGATATATCATGTGAGATGTGAGGTATACTCTAACCATAACttactctattttttttattatattcactAATTGACTTGAGCATTGGAATGTTAGCTATGTAGATTTACTCTCCCCCTCTCTGTTGTATCAGAGAGATTTTATTCCTACATTTTATCATACATTTATGATTATCTATCGAAACAGTGACATCATCAATGAAAATTCGAGGTTCGCATTGTGCCTCTTAGCCTCAATTAGGACAACTGTTTCATATTGACCAAAATAGTCTGGTTTTATTTAAGAATCAAGACTAAAAATAGTTTGTATATGGTAATATTTATACAACTCACTCTAACAAAATGTATTGAGTATAACTTTCTCAATCTCTCATATATCACTTTCTCTTCACTTAACTATTATTAATTcattaattcatttatttatttcacAAAACACCACTAAAATATACTAAAGTTACCAAATTCATTCTTGAGGAAGTGCCTTAAACCAAACTTGTTCATTATTCAAtagacataataataataatgaatgtTGGctatgagatgaaaatcacactAGCATAAGAAATTTTCTCACTGATTTTCAAAATAACAATTACCCAACTGCAAGAAGGGAGCTCTTCTTACATTATGAGCTTATTTAATAAATCTTTCATTAACTATTGAATTTGTTACCACAAGGATTCAACTCAGAAtccattttccatttttttaatgtttcccttttactataaaaaataatacatcaacatcaaacaaaaagaaattcagtAAATGTATTTCTTGTTGCCTCTGTTTTTCTCATAACTCCTTAACAAATCattataaaaacataaacttAAAAACAACTACAAGTTTTTCAACACCAATAGAAACATAGTCAAATATAAACATCATCATTCATATATgatatttacaaacacaaaactGTGCTGAAACACAATTTTACATACTATAACATCACATTCTACACTGTGATCATcattttatagtattttttttatactcCCATTCAcatcaacattaaaaaaaaaaaaccagctGAGCTTCATTTTCTACCTCCAAAAGCTACAAGCTGGCCCCATAATAAagaacttaaaaagaaaaaaagcagaAATTAATAATATCTGCTGCTGTAAAAAAAACAGAGGACTTGATTCCGGGGACATATCTGCAACCATCCCTCAGGAAAATCTTTCCTCTCACAAACCATGATCGAGTCAGTGCTAACAAAGACACTCACTCGATCACGGTCATTCTTGTTTATGTAGATCTTCTGAATGTATGAAAGTTCCATGGAACCCATAAGGAACACGAGACGGAAGCGGAATCGAAGCTTCAAGCTTCAAATTCGCAGCATTCACAATCTGAAGTTCCGATTTCCATTCCTTTTCATCATGAACAAATGTTAAAATATAACCATCATCCTCATTCTCAGAATCCTCATTAGGCAAAAACAGTGGCTCCCCGCCGAACCTGTTTTCGCCGTAAATATACTTCTTCACCTCCCCGCTGAAAAGATCCACTTTCGCGAACCCGGATACTTTAGGCCATGGCTCGGCAAGTGCGAGATAAGCATACTGTGTCTTTCTTCCCAGCTTGTTCTTGTTCACCATCCCGGCCTCCAAATTTACGTGTTCGGATTCGGCGATTATGGCTCTTCTGGTTGATTTTCCTGTTTTCAAATTCAGTCTGATTTCTGATAAAACACTCTTCAAACTCTCGTCGCATTCGTTGAAAATCGAATCGGCCGGTGTCATGCACGAACCAATAACAACAACTTCATTGTTCTCCGGCTCCTCCCAAGCATTCCAGAGATGAAAACAGAAGCACTCCGGCGCTTCGATCCATTTCATCTCAGAAGCATTTTCGGCATTCTTCGACAGAACGCCGAACCGCGAGACCTTCTCTTTATCATAAACAACCGGCGATCCACCGCGAATCATTTCGCCTAATTTGAAGACCACTTGTTGATCAGGAACAACCACGAAATTTTCAGTTATGGCAAAGTCATGCATCATAGTCGGTTCGGCTAACGGAATCTCAACGTCTTGTGATTTAACGCCGTTAGAATCGAAATGAAAGTATTTCAAATACGGCTTCTGAACGACGTCGTAGCTTAGCGCGTAGAGATTTTTGTCAACAGGGTCAACTTTTGGGTGAGCAATCATTGTTGATTTTAGTTGGTTGTTAAAATCGTAACGGCAAACGGTCGTTAAGTCGCCGTTAGGTGTGATACGGACGTGATAAGGGATGTCGTCTTCAGACATGGCTAACAGACGGTTGTTGAAATAGACCAAACCGGCGTTAGCGACGCCCATTCCGTGGGTGCCGTCGACGAGGCCGCAGAGGCTACGTGCGTAGTATAGCATGAGACGGGCTATACCGGAATGTCCGTGAAGTTCGCCAATGGCTTTAGGGAAAACTGGTCGGCCGAGGGCTTTTTCTTGGGCTAAACGGTGGGTTTCGGTGAAGCGGCAAGAGTAACTAACGGAGCCGTTAGTGAATTTAACGGCGTGGACCATACCGTCTCCGTCGAAGAAGTGGTGACCGGCAACCGGCTCGTGGAGTGGGTTGGCGCCGTTACGGAGGTAAACTCCGTCAATGCATTTTGGGATTTTGCCGGTAATTGGGAGGTTTTGGGAGACAGGATGTTCCGGTACTGGGGCGAAGTTACCGGCAATTTGGACACGTGGGTCGGAGGTTTTGGGGAGAGGGTGTTTGCTTTCTTGTTTGATTAAGGTTGTTTCGACGAAGTCGAGGGCGGTGGCGGCGGCTTGTTGTAGAAGGTtccatttttgttgttgttttggtaatggttttgtggtGGAGGGTAAATTGGGTATTGTTTCTTTTGTGGGGATTAAGGTTTTTGTTGTTGGATTTGTTGATTTTGGTTGGTACTCTTTGAGGAAAGGTAGTGTTGTTTGTAGAGAACATGAGATTGAGTTTTTGGAGTTGGAGTTGGAGTTGGAGGTAGATCTTTTCTTCTTTAACATCATTGAATTTGAATTAGCCCTTGAATTGGCCCTTGAGATTGCACTTGAAATTGCCCTTGAATGAGAATTAGAGCATAAATCATTGAATGATGAAGATTTGTGGTTGATCCATGAGTTTGATGGAGATGCTCTAAATGTTGCCATAGTGGATGGAAATGGTTCTCTATTTTGAAAAGAGTAGAGTAAAAATCAAGGTTGGTTTTGTTTGTTTGAGTTAATGTTGTTTTGGAGAATGGGAATATAGAAGAGAGCGAGAGTTGGGGAGAGTGGAGAGTGAGATATTGGGGTATATATAGTGGTGGAGAGAGGGAAAAGAGGGAGGAGAAGTAAGAGAAGACCACGTGTAAGATTAAGAAAATGGGAGAGAGGACTCATAAAAAGGTAGAGGGATTGATGATGCATGATACAATTCCAATAAGTGTGAGCAAGACAAGGTGGGGTATGAATGAGGGTCATTGATGCATGATACAATGCCACGACCACCTTATTTCGCTTTCTCTCTCTACAATATTATATTACTCTGCCTACTTAATATTTTatgtgaaaataaatataaatatcatTATAATATGGTGAAAGTTCCTTAAATTTAGAGCAATCACACATGACCATCGATGGAAAGAAAACAAGGATATATTCGACATTTTCGTGTTTAAGTATTGGTATAGGGTTATTATAGTCTTTTCCTTAAATATCttcttattaataattttatctatttaatttatttacaaaatatatacttattaaaaaaatttaaatctcaagataaaaaatatttatataaataataccccttattttataatttgattttgtaGAATAATTCATATTAAACTCTAAGATATATCAGAATTATTGATTGGATCAAAATTCACTTACTATTTTTATTCACACATCTAACTTGTTACACGAGTTAGATGTGAAGGCTTTAATAACTTTGACATATTTAAAAGCAATTTAATATGAATTCACATAAAATAACATATttgtaaaaattattatattttgatcTCACGTAAATCTAAAAGATAGATCTCCGCCGAAGTGTTTTTAATTTCTATCCACTTTTaatttttccaattaaattatatattatatttatttttattcatcttttttatCAATGATTCAAATTCAACTGAGAGTTATATCAGCGGAGACAATCATTCctcttaatatatttatttgtttgaatTTATTGGTCAAAGTTAAACTTTTGTCTAGTTCAATTTGATCATTTAGATCAAGGTGAGCTTCACTTTTCAACAAGTTATACCAAATTCTTCCACAATTTAAGAGGCAAAAGGAACAAAATTTACCTAAGACAAACATTATATTTTATTCTAAAAGGAAGCAAGGAGAAATGATTTagtattgggccattaagaagtATACTATAGAGATGAATGAGAAAATTgggctttttgattgattcatTCCATTCATGAGTGGAGAAACCATATTAGGTTTGTAATTTAGTACACGTATAACCCCGCGTTTGTGCCTCAATGAGAGAGTGACTTTGATTACACGTGGC from Vicia villosa cultivar HV-30 ecotype Madison, WI linkage group LG4, Vvil1.0, whole genome shotgun sequence encodes the following:
- the LOC131594587 gene encoding 9-cis-epoxycarotenoid dioxygenase NCED1, chloroplastic-like, with translation MATFRASPSNSWINHKSSSFNDLCSNSHSRAISSAISRANSRANSNSMMLKKKRSTSNSNSNSKNSISCSLQTTLPFLKEYQPKSTNPTTKTLIPTKETIPNLPSTTKPLPKQQQKWNLLQQAAATALDFVETTLIKQESKHPLPKTSDPRVQIAGNFAPVPEHPVSQNLPITGKIPKCIDGVYLRNGANPLHEPVAGHHFFDGDGMVHAVKFTNGSVSYSCRFTETHRLAQEKALGRPVFPKAIGELHGHSGIARLMLYYARSLCGLVDGTHGMGVANAGLVYFNNRLLAMSEDDIPYHVRITPNGDLTTVCRYDFNNQLKSTMIAHPKVDPVDKNLYALSYDVVQKPYLKYFHFDSNGVKSQDVEIPLAEPTMMHDFAITENFVVVPDQQVVFKLGEMIRGGSPVVYDKEKVSRFGVLSKNAENASEMKWIEAPECFCFHLWNAWEEPENNEVVVIGSCMTPADSIFNECDESLKSVLSEIRLNLKTGKSTRRAIIAESEHVNLEAGMVNKNKLGRKTQYAYLALAEPWPKVSGFAKVDLFSGEVKKYIYGENRFGGEPLFLPNEDSENEDDGYILTFVHDEKEWKSELQIVNAANLKLEASIPLPSRVPYGFHGTFIHSEDLHKQE